In Girardinichthys multiradiatus isolate DD_20200921_A chromosome 18, DD_fGirMul_XY1, whole genome shotgun sequence, a single window of DNA contains:
- the crk gene encoding adapter molecule crk → MAGNFDAKDRGSWYWGRLSRQEAVSLLQGQRHGVFLVRDSITSPGDYVLSVSENSKVSHYIINSNSRQSGLGLGLPRFRIGDQEFDALPALLEFYKIHYLDTTTLIEPINKSKHPSFIPGGGPPQRLEDEYVRALFDFPGNDEEDLPFRMGDILRVLEKPEEQWWNAQNSEGRTGMIPVPYVEKYRPASPSAVAGASVLAVPPVGMAVHGNSDSSATQSGAPLLGDPSQYAQPTPLPNLQNGPVYARAIQKRVPNAYDKTALALEVGDMVKVTKINVSGQWEGECKGKHGHFPFTHVKLLDQHNAEDELS, encoded by the exons ATGGCCGGTAATTTTGACGCGAAGGACCGCGGGAGCTGGTACTGGGGCCGCTTGAGCAGGCAGGAGGCTGTGTCTCTGCTGCAGGGGCAGCGGCACGGCGTGTTTCTGGTCCGGGACTCCATCACCAGCCCCGGCGACTACGTGCTGTCGGTGTCGGAGAACTCCAAAGTCTCGCATTACATAATTAACAGCAACAGCCGACAGTCCGGCCTAG GTTTGGGTCTCCCCCGGTTCCGTATTGGTGACCAGGAGTTTGACGCTCTTCCTGCTTTGCTGGAGTTCTACAAAATACACTATTTGGATACCACCACCTTGATAGAGCCCATCAACAAGTCCAAACATCCCTCCTTCATCCCAGGCGGGGGCCCCCCTCAGCGCCTGGAAGATGAGTATGTCCGGGCCCTATTCGACTTCCCTGGCAACGACGAGGAGGATCTCCCATTTCGGATGGGGGATATCCTCCGAGTCCTTGAGAAGCCGGAGGAGCAGTGGTGGAACGCCCAGAACTCTGAAGGAAGAACGGGGATGATCCCAGTCCCGTACGTGGAGAAGTACCGGCCGGCGTCTCCCAGTGCAGTGGCGGGGGCCAGCGTGCTTGCGGTGCCGCCTGTAGGGATGGCAGTTCATGGGAACTCTGACAGCTCTGCGACTCAGTCCGGCGCTCCACTGTTGGGAGACCCCAGCCAGTACGCCCAGCCCACTCCTCTCCCAAATCTCCAGAATGGACCTGTCTATGCCAGGGCCATACAGAAGAGGGTGCCCAATGCCTACGACAAGACCGCCCTGGCCTTAGAG GTGGGCGACATGGTGAAGGTGACCAAAATAAACGTGAGCGGCCAGTGGGAGGGCGAATGTAAAGGCAAGCATGGCCACTTTCCTTTCACGCACGTCAAACTGCTGGACCAGCACAACGCCGAGGATGAACTGAGCTGA